One Scleropages formosus chromosome 8, fSclFor1.1, whole genome shotgun sequence DNA window includes the following coding sequences:
- the LOC108942576 gene encoding rho-related GTP-binding protein RhoQ isoform X1 yields the protein MANGAGTVMLKCVVVGDGAVGKTCLLMSYANDAFPEEYVPTVFDHYAVSVTVGGKQYLLGLYDTAGQEDYDRLRPLSYPMTDVFLICFSVVNPASFQNVREEWVPELQEYAPSVPFLLIGTQIDLRDDPKTIAKLNDMKEKPIATEQGQKLAKEVGWLAVGVGMIEDVAGWSPDPNHMAQQFTLLHHRVLIVQTSQFCSYTLSHTRAPQACCRSY from the exons ATGGCGAACGGAGCGGGCACGGTCATGCTGAAGTGCGTGGTGGTGGGAGACGGCGCCGTGGGCAAAACGTGTCTGCTCATGAGCTACGCCAACGACGCCTTTCCCGAGGAGTACGTGCCCACCGTGTTCGACCACTACGCAG TGAGTGTCACCGTCGGCGGGAAGCAGTACCTGTTGGGACTGTACGATACAGCCGGACAG GAAGACTATGACCGTCTGAGGCCTTTGTCCTACCCCATGACCGACGTCTTCCTCATCTGCTTTTCTGTGGTGAACCCAGCCAGCTTTCAGAACGTTCGGGAGGAGTGGGTCCCGGAACTGCAGGAGTACGCTCCCAGCGTCCCGTTTCTGCTCATTGGCACCCAG ATTGACCTGCGGGACGACCCTAAGACCATCGCCAAGCTGAACGACATGAAGGAGAAGCCCATCGCCACAGAGCAGGGGCAGAAGCTAGCCAAGGAGGTGGGCTGGCTTGCTGTCGGCGTAGGGATGATAGAAGATGTAGCAGGATGGTCACCCGACCCTAACCACATGGCACAGCAGTTCACACTCCTACACCACAGAGTCCTTATTGTCCAAACTTCACAGTTCTGTAGttacacactctcacacactcgtGCACCACAGGCCTGCTGCCGGTCCTATTAA
- the LOC108942576 gene encoding rho-related GTP-binding protein RhoQ isoform X3 encodes MANGAGTVMLKCVVVGDGAVGKTCLLMSYANDAFPEEYVPTVFDHYAVSVTVGGKQYLLGLYDTAGQEDYDRLRPLSYPMTDVFLICFSVVNPASFQNVREEWVPELQEYAPSVPFLLIGTQIDLRDDPKTIAKLNDMKEKPIATEQGQKLAKEV; translated from the exons ATGGCGAACGGAGCGGGCACGGTCATGCTGAAGTGCGTGGTGGTGGGAGACGGCGCCGTGGGCAAAACGTGTCTGCTCATGAGCTACGCCAACGACGCCTTTCCCGAGGAGTACGTGCCCACCGTGTTCGACCACTACGCAG TGAGTGTCACCGTCGGCGGGAAGCAGTACCTGTTGGGACTGTACGATACAGCCGGACAG GAAGACTATGACCGTCTGAGGCCTTTGTCCTACCCCATGACCGACGTCTTCCTCATCTGCTTTTCTGTGGTGAACCCAGCCAGCTTTCAGAACGTTCGGGAGGAGTGGGTCCCGGAACTGCAGGAGTACGCTCCCAGCGTCCCGTTTCTGCTCATTGGCACCCAG ATTGACCTGCGGGACGACCCTAAGACCATCGCCAAGCTGAACGACATGAAGGAGAAGCCCATCGCCACAGAGCAGGGGCAGAAGCTAGCCAAGGAG GTGTGA
- the LOC108942576 gene encoding rho-related GTP-binding protein RhoQ isoform X2 yields the protein MANGAGTVMLKCVVVGDGAVGKTCLLMSYANDAFPEEYVPTVFDHYAVSVTVGGKQYLLGLYDTAGQEDYDRLRPLSYPMTDVFLICFSVVNPASFQNVREEWVPELQEYAPSVPFLLIGTQIDLRDDPKTIAKLNDMKEKPIATEQGQKLAKEIGACCYVECSALTQKGLKAVFDEAIIAILTPKKSALKRRLGSRCINCCLIT from the exons ATGGCGAACGGAGCGGGCACGGTCATGCTGAAGTGCGTGGTGGTGGGAGACGGCGCCGTGGGCAAAACGTGTCTGCTCATGAGCTACGCCAACGACGCCTTTCCCGAGGAGTACGTGCCCACCGTGTTCGACCACTACGCAG TGAGTGTCACCGTCGGCGGGAAGCAGTACCTGTTGGGACTGTACGATACAGCCGGACAG GAAGACTATGACCGTCTGAGGCCTTTGTCCTACCCCATGACCGACGTCTTCCTCATCTGCTTTTCTGTGGTGAACCCAGCCAGCTTTCAGAACGTTCGGGAGGAGTGGGTCCCGGAACTGCAGGAGTACGCTCCCAGCGTCCCGTTTCTGCTCATTGGCACCCAG ATTGACCTGCGGGACGACCCTAAGACCATCGCCAAGCTGAACGACATGAAGGAGAAGCCCATCGCCACAGAGCAGGGGCAGAAGCTAGCCAAGGAG ATTGGTGCCTGCTGCTACGTGGAGTGCTCGGCGCTGACGCAGAAAGGTCTGAAGGCGGTCTTTGACGAGGCCATCATCGCCATCCTCACCCCGAAGAAGAGTGCTCTGAAGAGGCGGCTGGGGTCCCGCTGCATCAACTGCTGCCTGATCACGTGA